Part of the Aggregatilinea lenta genome, TTTCCAGGTCCGGCTGGCCGAAGCCGCCGTAGCGCAGGCCCGCCATATCCGCCGGGGTGCTGATCGGGTGCATATCCGCAATACTTACGAAGCCGGACGTGTTGTGCTGGATGATCGCGGCCAGCGAGACGACCGGCGTCCCCCCCGCGATGGCGTAGGTGGCGAACTCCTGGAAGCTCACACCGAAATCGGCCACGCCGTTGGCGACCAGCGCCTCGACCTGAATGTCGCTCGGCTCTTGGAACTCGACGCTCAGGTTAGCGTCGTCGTAGTAGCCGAGCGCCTGCGCCGCGTAAAAGCCGAGGTGGTTCGCGTTGGGCGTCCAGTCGAGCATCAGGATCACGTCCGTTGGCTCGTCCGCGCGGGCGAATTCCGTCGCGCCACCCAGGTGATCGTCCGCCTGATCGCTTGGTTCTTCCGTGCCGTCGCCCTGCGCCCAGACCGGGACGCCCATTGCCAGCATCAGCGCGAGGCTGAGCAGCATCAAACTTCGCTTAAGGTGCATCGTGCCAAACTCCTTCACAATTGGATCGAACAAAACGGTTGGGGAGCGGGCTGGCCCGGCCCTTCCCCGGTCACGTCTCCGATCGGATGCGTCTCAGTAGATGCCGGGGCCGCGCCAGCCGCCGCGCCGCGAGGTGTAATACCAGCGCAGCGCCAGCCGCTCGACCCCGTTCACGATCAGCACCAGCAGCAGGCTCAGCACCGCCGTGGCGATGATCGCCACGTACGCCTGATCGATACGGAAGCTGCTGTAGGACCGCTTCAGGAACACGCCCAATCCGTACTGGGCGGTGATGTATTCGCCAAAAATCGCACCCACGACGCTGTACGTCGCCGCGATGCGCAGCCCACCGAAAAACGAGGGCATGGCAGCCGGGAGCCGCACTTTGGTCCACGCCTGCACGGAGCTGGCGCCCATCGCGCGCAGCAGCGAGAGCAGTTCCGGGTCGGCGGATTGAAGCCCGGCGAAGGTATTCAGCGCCACGGGGAAAAAGCAGAACAGCACCACGACCGTGATCTTCGGGCCGCTGCCAAAGCCGAACACCAGGATCAGCAGAATGGCGATGGCGAAGATCGGGATCGTCTGCGAAACGACCAGGATCGGGTACAGAATCCAGCGCAGCAGGCGCGAAAAGTCCATCAGTGCGGCGATCACCACGCCCAGCACGATCGCGATCGACAGCCCGGCCAACGTCTCCCACATCGTCGTGGGGATGTGTTTTTCGAGCAGCAGCGACTCGTACTGCTGCCACGCGTGGTAGACCTCAACCGGCGTGGGCACGATGTCGTCGAACGACAGGTTTTCGACTGCCGCCGCCTCGACGTAAAGCTGGCGCGTGCCGAGCACGAAAAACACCCCGATTACACCCACCGCCAGGGACAGGATCACCGCACGGGCCGCATCACGCAGCAGCGGCGGGATCGCCAGAGGCCGATTTCCGTCCATCAGGCTCTCCCCGGCGTGTGCACGGCGATCACCAGCCCGGCATCGAAACGCACCGACGCTTCGCGCCCCAGCATGACGTTGCTGACGCCGCGCGCCGGGCCAAAAGCCAGCGCCTCGTCGCGCAGGGGATATTTCAGGCCGTCGGTGGTGATGCCCGTTACGCCCGGCACGAACGCGATCAGCGAGATCGTGTCGCCTGGCTCGCCGTGCAGCGGGTGCAGGCCAGGATGCAGCAGCCACAGCGTCTGCCGCCCGCTGACCAGCCGCGCATCGCGCCCGTCCAGGTCCGGCAGGGTCAGCAGCGCGATGTTGGCCAGCGTCTGGTCCATGCGATCCCCGACCGCGCCGAGGATGCGCAGCCATGTCGCGCCACGCGCACAGGCCGCAATCAGCGCGAGTTCGAGATCCGTTTCGTCCTTGTGGGCCGGATGCTGGTCGATGGTCACGCCGCGCGCCCGCAGATCCGCGACCTCGTCCGCCGCCAGCGAATCGAGATCGCCGACGACGAGATCGGGCATCAGGCCGCACGCCAGCGCCAACCGCGCGCCGGAATCCGCCGCGACGATCAGTGCGTCGCCTGCCGCATCCAGCGCCGCCTGCACGGCGGGGCCGTCGTTGAGGTCGCCGCCCGCGAAGACCAGCGCGCGCGTGGGTGGGGTGTCAGGTGTCGGTGGAATCAAAAAAGCCACTCCCGCCGGGCAGGGTGGCTTGTGGGTTCAGATCAATGAACGCCGCTCCCTACGCCGGCATTACCCGGTTCAGGTTCTCTAGGGTCGGCATCGCGTGATGGATGCGCCTCTCAGCCTGGCTGTCCCAAGCTCCCCTGCATACAATCAATTGTTAAAGATGTTTAGAGTATAACAAGGCGGATGGAAGACGGCAAAGAACGTTTAGCGGCTGAAGTCTACGAGTTATCGCCAATCCGAATTCCAACTTCCGTCAAGCGCGACAGTGTGCTCCAGACAATTCCACTCACCGTTGCCTATATTCATGATACAAATATCACCTTTGGAACTAAAAGCGATTTGTTCACCATCGGGTGACCATGTGGGTGCGCTAGCCCTAAGAGCCTTACTGCCGCATGTAATGCAACGAATACCATGCCCATCGAAATCCATGATGTATATGTCCGTGGCCACCTTGCGAATAGAAAGAAAAGCGATTTGTTTTCCGTCAGGCGACCAGGATGGAGCGTAATTTTGGATGTGGGTAACTGGAAAGACGCTGTGTGTCAAGCGGACAATCTCGCCATCGTTCATACTCATACGGTAAATGTCAGGGTGGCCATCAGGATTGGCCATAAAAACGATGTATTCTCCATCAGGGGACCAGGACGGATCGTAGCTTCCACCAGGACCATAGGTCAACTGCTCAGTTTCCAAAGTTTCGAGGTTCGTAATATACAGTTGAGGCAGTGTGAGTCGCGATCCTTCCTCGGGCCATATTTGGTAGATCAGCTTTTTCCCGTCAGGTGACCAGGATGGAGACTGTTCGTTTAATCTATTGCGTGTTATTTGATGTACATTCGAACCATCCGCAAGCATTGTGTAAATTTCAGGACGTCCATCTCGATCCGACACAAAGCCAATATGCACCCCATCAGGTAACCAAGACGGGCTATAACTGTTGTACTGCGCACTGGTAAGCTGCGTGGTGGTGCCACTTCGAAGATTCAGAGCCTTAATAACAAATTTCCCGTACCTTACTGCTTCAAAAAGTATAGTCCCACTCCAATCCTCACCAACCGCAGGCGTGCCGGTAGGCTGCGCCACTCGTTCTTGGGTGGTCGATGCTGCCAGGGCTGAAGCAACTAGCGCGGACATAAGCAGTATGCAAATGACGCCAACCAGCACATGTCTCTTCGCAGCTTTTCTCATGGGAAATCACCTGACGACATTACCTATTATCGTAAGTTGAAGTGACGAACAGATTGAGGTTCGGAAAGCAGTTTACAACCGGAGTTAACGCTTGAGCCAATCGTGAACGGCCAACCACAAAAATGGGCGGAGCAAGCTCCGCCCCTACAGGACTATGGAATATTCCCAATCGCGGCTTTTGAACTAACGACTAAGAGCGTGTTTGTTAAATAGGACGAGCAAGACGACGGAGCATCAAATGAATCATCGAGAGATAGACGAAGCCCTCAGAGATGGCCGAGACGTGCTCGTAATCCTTGCTCAGACGACGGAAACGATTGAGCCAGCCGAAAGTACGTTCGACAACCCAGCGCTTGGGCAATACCTTAAAACCGCCCTGAGTGTTACGATGCGTGACTTCCGTGCGAACACCAAAAACATCCTCACACCAGTGCATCAAAGCAGGGCTGTCATAGCCGCTGTCAAAGAGAAACAAGGCCAGACAACGCGTGAAGGGCAAGCGCATCAAGAGCCATTTCGCCCCGATGATATCCTGCTGATTGGCAGCATGCACCAGCACGCGCATCAGCCCTCCCTGGGTATCGACGGCGATTTGGCGCTTGATGCCTTTGCGTCGTTTGTGGCCGTCCAGGCCGCAGACCCCCTTTTTTCCGCCGTCTGCACCGACTGGCTGTCGACAATCACCACGCTGGGCTCGGCTTCTCGGTCCTCCTGCAGCCGGATCTGGATGCGCAGCGCATCATTGATGCGTTCGAGTGCTCGCTGCGCCACCAGTCGTCGCCAGAAGGCATACACTGCCTCCCACGGCGGCAAGTCGTGCGGCAGCATGCGCCACTGGCAGCCGGTGCGCACCAAGTACAGCAACGCATTGAGCATCTCGCGCCGGGGGTGGACCGGCTTGCGGCCACGCGTTTCCTTGGGCAGCAGCGGTTCCACCAGTGCCCACTGTTTGTCCGTTAGGTCTGTTGGGTAGGGTCGTCTCTTGGCCATACCTCAACTCTATCGTTCCTTTGCGCTATTTAACAAACACGCTCTAAAAACTAACAACTAGCGGACCCGCCGCTCCCACTTCTTCTTGATCTCGACGTCCATGACGTTGGGCAGATCGAGGAAGTCTTGCAGCAGGCGCGTGAACGTCTCGATGTTTTCGAGCATGGGGAAGTGCTGACCGCCCTCAATGCCGAGCAGATGGAAGTTATCGCGGCCTTCCTTCAGGCGCGCAATCATCTCCGAATCGGGCGGGGGCAGGAAGGTGTCGTTCATGCCGTACACGGCCAGCGCCGGGACCGTCAGGCGCGCGAGGTCGCGCAGCGTGTCCACCCCGGCGAACGACGTCACGCTGCGGGCCAGCGCCATCTTGTCCGCCTTGCCGACCTCGACCTTCAGCTTGTCCAGGTCCGGCCCGGCGTCCACGTGCTTTTCCAACAGCGCAAGCGGCTCCAGCACGTCCAGATAATCGCGCAGGGGGTTCGGCAGGCTGCTGTCGGGCGGTGTGACCGGCATGGACGGCGCAGCGCGCGGCGGCGCGACGGGCGGCACGGGCACGGGCGGCGTCCCGCGCGACACTTGCGTAGGCATGGGCGGCGGCGGAGTTGGCGGCTTGGCGGCGGCCTTCGTGGACGGTTCCGATTCGGCGGTTTTCTGCGCCTCGACCGCGGCTTGCAGGCGCGCCTTCATCTCGTCGGTGCGAGTGGTAATCGTCTCGGCGTTGGGCGGCGGCTGGGGTGTGGCGCGCAGCGGCGACTTGACCAGCGTCTCCGCCGCAGGCGGTGACACGAGCACCGGCGGAGCCGGAAGCGGCGGCGCAGGCGCGATCAGCGGCGTACCCGGCGCGAGGCGAAACAACGGGGGAGACACGGCCATCAGGCGCGGCACGCGGTCGGGCCAGGTCATCGCAAAGCGCGAGATCACCGCCGCGCCCAGGTCATGCCCGATCAGCGCGGCTTTGGCGATGCCCATCCGCGTCATGAACTGGTCGATCAGCAGCACCTGCGAGGCGAAATCGTAGTGACGCGGGTCCTTGCCCGAATCGCCGAAACCCCACAGGTCAATGGCATAGGTCCGGTATTTCGTGCTGAGCTGCGACATAGCCGGGATCCAGTAACGCCAGGACCCCAACCAGCCATGCACCAGGATCACAGGCCGTCCCCGGCCCAGCACCTCGTAGTGAATCAGATCACCCTCGACCGTAATCGCGCTCATAACAGCATCACCGCAGCGCGGCGGTCAGCTCAGGCCGCCAAGCCCGTGGCTGGGGCTTTCGATGCCAAACTTACCCAACACCTCGGCCACGCGCTTAATCAAATCATCCGGAGCAAACGGTTTGAGGATGTAATCGTACGCGCCCGCGTCGACACCGCCATCCATCTCGGACTGCTGGCCCTTCGCCGACAGGAACACCACGGGGATATGCTTGACGGCGTCCATCGTCTTGAGCACACGGCAGGCTTCGTACCCGGTCATGCGCGGCATGCGCACGTCCATCAGGATCAGGTCGGGCATCATCTCGGGCACGGCCTGGATCGCATCCGCGCCATTGCTGATCTTCACGACCTCATGCCCGGCATATTTGAGGGTAAATTCGACGAGATCGCGGATGTCTCGCTCGTCTTCTACAACTAGAATCTTCGCCATACGGTTCTGATAACCTCGATGATGACCGCTAGGCGGTCGTTGAAGCGGTTTCCGATTGCTTGATGGGCAGCTCGACGAAGAACGTCGTGCCCTTCTCCGGCTGGCTTTCATACCAGATCCGGCCATGATGCATCGTCACAAACTCGCGCACGATCGCCAATCCCAGGCCCGTGCCGGGCGTGTTCATCACGCGGTCCTGCCCTTCGTCGCCCCGGTTGAAGCGCTCGAAGATGCGCTCGCCCAGGTCCGGCGCGATGCCGATCCCGGTGTCCGTTATGGCCACGGTGACGTTCCCGGCTTGCAGGTCGTAGGTCGTGGCGAGTGTGATCTGGCCACCGTCCGGCGTGTAGTTGAACGCGTTGTCGGCCAGGTTGGTGAATACCTGTGCCATCTTATCATAATCGCCCCAGATCGGCAGACTCTCGCCTTCGGGCAGGCGCACGGAGACGTTCATCGGGCGCTTCTCGTCCTCGATGCGCCCCCGGAGGTGGTCGGACACGGAGCACAGCAGCTCGTTCAGGTCCACCGCGCCGAAGCGCAGCTCGACACGCCCCTGGTCGATCCGCGAGATGTCGAGCAGGTCATTCACCAGGATGCTCAGGCGGTCGGCGTTGTGCTTGATCGTCTCCAGGAAGTGCTGCTGCTGGTCGGAGATTGCACCCGCCGCCCCAAGCAGCAGCAGGTCCGCGTAGCCCTTGATCGAAGTCATCGGTGTGCGCAGCTCGTGCGAAACCGTCGCCACGAACTCGCTCTTGAGCCGGTCCACCTCGACGTCGCGCGTGATATCGCGGAACACGCCCACCGTGCCCAGGAACTGGTCTTCCATCGTCACTGGCGAGAAGCGCACGCTGAGCACGCGGCCATCGTCCAACTCGATGCGCTCGTCGAGGAAGTCGCCGGGCCGGTACGACGCGGGCGCGTTCATCCAACCGGCAATCGCCTCGACCCAGAGCTGTGTGTTCACGCCCAGTGTCTCGGCAAACGTCACGAGGTCGCTGCGCATCGCCTGCCCGGCGTTCCGCCCCAGAATCCGCTCGGCAGTGGAGTTGAACACGATCACGTGTCCCTCCGGGTCGGCCACGATCACGCCGTCCGCCACGGAGTCGAGGATCGCACCGCTCTTGGTCGCC contains:
- a CDS encoding alpha/beta fold hydrolase, with the protein product MSAITVEGDLIHYEVLGRGRPVILVHGWLGSWRYWIPAMSQLSTKYRTYAIDLWGFGDSGKDPRHYDFASQVLLIDQFMTRMGIAKAALIGHDLGAAVISRFAMTWPDRVPRLMAVSPPLFRLAPGTPLIAPAPPLPAPPVLVSPPAAETLVKSPLRATPQPPPNAETITTRTDEMKARLQAAVEAQKTAESEPSTKAAAKPPTPPPPMPTQVSRGTPPVPVPPVAPPRAAPSMPVTPPDSSLPNPLRDYLDVLEPLALLEKHVDAGPDLDKLKVEVGKADKMALARSVTSFAGVDTLRDLARLTVPALAVYGMNDTFLPPPDSEMIARLKEGRDNFHLLGIEGGQHFPMLENIETFTRLLQDFLDLPNVMDVEIKKKWERRVR
- a CDS encoding response regulator transcription factor — encoded protein: MAKILVVEDERDIRDLVEFTLKYAGHEVVKISNGADAIQAVPEMMPDLILMDVRMPRMTGYEACRVLKTMDAVKHIPVVFLSAKGQQSEMDGGVDAGAYDYILKPFAPDDLIKRVAEVLGKFGIESPSHGLGGLS
- a CDS encoding thiamine diphosphokinase; this translates as MIPPTPDTPPTRALVFAGGDLNDGPAVQAALDAAGDALIVAADSGARLALACGLMPDLVVGDLDSLAADEVADLRARGVTIDQHPAHKDETDLELALIAACARGATWLRILGAVGDRMDQTLANIALLTLPDLDGRDARLVSGRQTLWLLHPGLHPLHGEPGDTISLIAFVPGVTGITTDGLKYPLRDEALAFGPARGVSNVMLGREASVRFDAGLVIAVHTPGRA
- a CDS encoding DPP IV N-terminal domain-containing protein, translated to MRKAAKRHVLVGVICILLMSALVASALAASTTQERVAQPTGTPAVGEDWSGTILFEAVRYGKFVIKALNLRSGTTTQLTSAQYNSYSPSWLPDGVHIGFVSDRDGRPEIYTMLADGSNVHQITRNRLNEQSPSWSPDGKKLIYQIWPEEGSRLTLPQLYITNLETLETEQLTYGPGGSYDPSWSPDGEYIVFMANPDGHPDIYRMSMNDGEIVRLTHSVFPVTHIQNYAPSWSPDGKQIAFLSIRKVATDIYIMDFDGHGIRCITCGSKALRASAPTWSPDGEQIAFSSKGDICIMNIGNGEWNCLEHTVALDGSWNSDWR
- a CDS encoding ABC transporter permease, which gives rise to MDGNRPLAIPPLLRDAARAVILSLAVGVIGVFFVLGTRQLYVEAAAVENLSFDDIVPTPVEVYHAWQQYESLLLEKHIPTTMWETLAGLSIAIVLGVVIAALMDFSRLLRWILYPILVVSQTIPIFAIAILLILVFGFGSGPKITVVVLFCFFPVALNTFAGLQSADPELLSLLRAMGASSVQAWTKVRLPAAMPSFFGGLRIAATYSVVGAIFGEYITAQYGLGVFLKRSYSSFRIDQAYVAIIATAVLSLLLVLIVNGVERLALRWYYTSRRGGWRGPGIY
- a CDS encoding IS5 family transposase (programmed frameshift) is translated as MAKRRPYPTDLTDKQWALVEPLLPKETRGRKPVHPRREMLNALLYLVRTGCQWRMLPHDLPPWEAVYAFWRRLVAQRALERINDALRIQIRLQEDREAEPSVVIVDSQSVQTAEKKGVCGLDGHKRRKGIKRQIAVDTQGGLMRVLVHAANQQDIIGAKWLLMRLPFTRCLALFLFDSGYDSPALMHWCEDVFGVRTEVTHRNTQGGFKVLPKRWVVERTFGWLNRFRRLSKDYEHVSAISEGFVYLSMIHLMLRRLARPI